In Chitinophaga sp. H8, the sequence GTATCTCCTTTCCTGGAGATTATCTTACAGGAAAAGCCTTTGGGCAGATCCAGTAATCCATCCGCATTCCTTAACAACGGGCCGTAGCCAGGATCCGCATACATAGCAGGAAACTCCCCCGTGGCAGCATGTGCTGAAAACCTGTCTAACCCGAGGAAACCAAGACTAACAATTCCCGACAGCTTCAGAAAATTTCTTCTGGTTTGTTGCATAAAAAATGTATTTAATTGACTTTAATAAAAATGGGATTAGTATAAAACCAAAGATCTGCCCATGCTTCCTCTGCCCCATCAATGCCCAGATGCCGGGTAGCCAGGGAATCAATCAAAGGACTTCCGGTTTCATCCGTTTCATAAGGGGTACCTGGCAGATGATTACTACCACGCACCCTGAAATAAAAGCTTTTAAGCGGGGCTTTAACAAGGTACCTTATCTCGTTCCACCCATCCTTTTGTTTCCAGTCTGCCTTCAAAAACACCTTCTCAATACTGACAGCAGCAACGCTATCTATCTCAAACCCCGTAGTACCAGGTTGTTGCATACCTGTTATCTCACCTGTGATGAGCTGTACGGTATTAACTTCAGGATAACTGTTGTTGAAGTTGGGACCGGTCCTTTTAAACCTGATAACAATCTCTACCGGTTCGCCCTTACGGATGTGGAGAGATTGGCCCATCGTTGCCGACTGTTTATTCCGGACAGCATTGATCTCTAATGCATTGATCAGTCCTCCGTTACACACATACATATTACCACTTCTCATTCCTTCCAGAACAGATAACGGATTCGCAGTATCCTTTGCGTAGATCCATGTACGATGATATTCTCCAGGCCAGAAGTCGCTGGACATACCGTGAAAATCGGAGCTGGCAACCAGCCAGAAATGTCTTCCTTCCGAGAGCATGGCATCCCAGACACCACCTACTTTTGAGGCAAAATATCCTACCCCTCCATAGGTACCACCACCAGCAGCGTGCTCCGGATAAAAAATAGCCCTCAGGGTATTTTTCTGATGGCCTGGCACTCCTTCAAATCCGAATGCCACATTTGGAGCAGCATTATTAAAGCTGCGTAAATCTCCGATTGTTACGTTACCTCCTCTTTCGGGATGGGCAACAAAAGCCCAACTGTTGTTACGGTAATTTGTTTCCAGCCACCGGACTGCGGCAGCTGTGAAATAACGCTTGTCCGGAAGCATTTCACCATACCCCGATTTTCTTCCATTCAACTTTATCAAACCCTTTCCTGGTCCTCCGGCAGTATCAAGATCGCTATAGTCAAACTGGTATTCAAAAGATGCTATCGGCAGCCCGCTACCTGCGATGATACCAACTGTTGTGTGACTGGTAGCAGGCGAATTCCATTCCAATCCCTGGAGATAATGCTTTCCGGGATGTTGTTTTTGCAGCATATTGACCCGTGGATAAGAATATTCCAGCAGTTCCTGCCAGCGCCACATTAGCCTCCTGCCCTCTTTGTCGTATCCGGCATCACTACCTTTAAATACTGTTCCGGGTATCTTATCCCAGGTACGTCCATCATAATTGCGGGGATAACGACCACCATGATCTGTATTAAGCAGGAAATTCACGTCATAATGATGGCCGCCACGATAAAAAACGGAATCCATCGGATAGCCTCCGTCAGAAAAGTAACTGTGTTCATGGAAATCGCCCGTTACCCACCCTGACCTGGCCGTATTAGTTTTATGCTGCTGCATAGGCCTGGAACAGGCGTAACCTGCTATTAAAAAAGTAATGAAACAGAAAAATTTATACTTCATTGCTATGAGATATTCAGGTTAGTCTATTCTTTGTCCCACCAAACGCGCGTCATCACATTATCATCCCCTTGCTGACCAATGGCCTTTTTTACATTTTCAGTATTGGTATTCCATTCTGATTGTGGATAGATCAGACGCCTGTTAAGATTTTTGTCTACCTGTGTATTAAAAGAAGGCACCCCTGTTCTGCGCCAGTGTGCAAATGCTTCGTTCCAGTTATAGTAAAACATGACCCACATCTGGGTGTACAGTTCCTTAAAGGCCGCTGTTGGGTTGCTCTCATCAAATGTGAGTGCTTTCAGATAATTTTCTATCAGGGCAGGCGCCACCTTACCTTTTTCTCCATAGATTTCCTGCAACTGTATATTTGCTTCCACGCCTTTCTTAAAGTGACTGGCAGCACTACCTGAAACCCATCCTTTCAGCATGGCTTCTGCCGTCAGGAATTCGACCTCCGCGTAGGACATATGTACATAAGGCGCATCAAATCTGGCATAAGTGCTGGTATTGGGGGTAGATACTTCTTTTTTGCTGGTATTGTCGGATTCAAAAAGCCGGAACCCTTTTTGCACTTCCGGATCTGTATTTCCGTTAGGCAGCATGGCATAAATACTCAGGCGCGGATCTTTTCTGTTCTTCAGCAGATCTATAAACACATTCGTCAGTTTGTAATCATATTTATTTGCCGCCGCATTCCCATTGGCAGTTGTTGCATAGTAAGTATCAGGCAGGTAATAAACGATAAAAGAATCGTCGTTCTTTTGCATCACTCCGTCTGACAAAGCCTGTATCACTACCTGCTTGGCTTTCTCCGGGTTTACTTTGCTCATGCGCATTCCGTACCGCAGTATAAGGCTGTTGCCCATTTTCTTCCATTTCTCATAATTGCCTTTGTAAATCAGGTCAGACTTTTCGGGTACCGCTTTTTTAGCCGGGTCAAACGCTGCGATAGCCTTCCGGATCTCCGCGATCATACCGTCATAAATCTCTTCCTGGCGATCGTAGCCTGGGTATAATACTCCTTGTTCATACCCCAGTCCCGCTTCAGCATAAGGCACATCTCCGTATGCATCGGTCATTCTGCTGATCTCATAAGCCCGCATAATCGAAGCCATTGCCCAGAAGTTCACCATTTGCGGATCGCCCTTGGTTTTTTCTATCACGTCCACCACATTCTTTATTGTCTTTGGGTAGATGTCATCAAACAAGTGTGACATGGTGGTGCTTTGCGACTTGTATCCATCAATGTTAGATCCCTGAATCTGCTGCGAAAGGATACCTAACATGGTATAGTGTGTATAATAGGACTTTTCAAAGAGATTCAACTGTATGGTAGGGATCATGTATTCCATGGTAGGCGTTGTTACCAGGTCTACACTTTTATTCATCGCTTCAAAATCCTTGTCACAGCCAGCCAGTAAAAGCGGCGCCGCCAATAAAATTGCATGTATAATATTCTTCTTCATAGCTGTAAAAATTAGAAGGTGAGATTGATGTTGAAGCCGATAGTGCGGGTTTCAGGATAACCTGCATTTTCAAGCCCCTGTACATTGGAACTGGACACGCTGCTTTCCGGCGAAACGTTTTCTACTTTCTTCATCAGGTAGAAGAGATTCCTGGCCACAAATGATACGGTAGCATCTGTCAGGAACGTTTTGTTATATGCTTTACTTGGTATTTTCCAGTTTAAAGCCAGTTCCCTGAATTTGATAAAGCTGGCATCATAAACAAATGCTTCGTGGATAGTAGTCAACCGGGAGTAATAAGAGGAAATTTTATCCGGTGTTACCAGCACATCATTCTCTTTTCCCTCTTCTGTAACACCTTTCCCGATGATCCCGGCATCTCTTCCCTCCAGTGTCATAGGATGTTTTCCTGCAGACACCGCCCACCTGTTGGTCTGAGAATATAGCTTGCCACCAAACTTGCCATCAATATGGAATGACAGTGAATAATTTCCGTAAGAAAAGCGGTTAGTAAATCCTGCAATCTTGTCGTGAAAGCCATTCCCCAGCACTGCAGACCTGTCGCCCACAACGGCATAACCATCTTTGTCAAAAACAATATTGCCCTTATCATCCCTTTTATACACGGAGCCTTTAATTACACCATAAGGTTGTCCTTTTTCTATATTCACCGTAACAGCATCATTCTTGGCCGCGCCGATCTGCAGGCTTTCAATATTCCCCAAACTGACAACCTTGTTGTAATTTTTGGAGAAGACCACTCTTGAGGTCCATTTTAGTTTGTTGCGTAGCGGCTTGAACTCTGCCATAATCTCAAAACCTGAATTGTTAACATTTCCGGTATTAAGCAAGGCTTTATTATAACCAGATGAATTAGGCACATTCACGGAAACGATATCATCTTTCACCTTTTTGCTATAGTAAGCTGCATCCAGGTACAACAGTCCGTTAAGCAGCTGCACTTCCACCCCTACTTCCGCTTCAGTTGATATTAGTGGTTTGAGATATTTATTGGGGATGGTGGTAGTAACAATACCTTGTAATACCTGTTCATTATAATTTTTGCTATCCAGCCCGTAAGAAAGATCCAATCCATAAGGGTCTGCACCACCACTTACCTGCGCAAATGAACCTCTTAATTTACCATATTGAAAGAGGTTGCTGTTTATCTTCAGGGCATCGGTAAATATAAAGCTCAGTGACGCTGATGGATAAAACAGGTGGTTGCTTGTTTTAGGCAGCGTAGAAAACCAGTCTTGCCTCCCGGTAAGCGTGAGGAACAGGTATTTATTGTAAGACAGTTCCGCCATACCGAACACCGAGTTAATCTGGGATTCTGATTTTCCAGTAGTAGTCGTTTTGGTAATAGTATTATTCAGGGTATGTATACCTGGTATAACAAAGGGGGTACCATACATATTTACGTTATTCGCCGTTCTTTTCATTGAATTCACACCACCCATGAGGTTCAGGTTAAATGCTCCTTTCAGGAATCTGTCATAACCTGCCGTAGCCTCATAGTTCATTTCCAGGAAGTCGCTCCACCGCTGTTCATATTCCCCGCCAAAAGGCTGCCAGTTCATTCCTTCCGGCTGGTAGTTAAGTCGTTTGAAGAAAAAATAGTCCTGCATCAGTCTTCCCTGAATATACAGGCCGTCCAGCACATCGTATCGCAGGGACAGGGAATTGACCAACCTGTTTTTAGTATCTTCCTCATACATTTTATCTATCACAAAATAGGGGTTGGTAATAGCACCATCCGTAAATATCTTCTCTGTACCATCCGGCAGGTAACCAGGTTTCAGGTCCAGTACATTCAGGTTGGTTGGCAGCTGTATCAAGGTATAGTGAGCATTATGAACGTTCCCACCTACGTTCTGACGGTTTTTCACATTCTCTATCATATACATGGTATTCACAGCGGCTGTTACTTTACCGAATGTACTGTTGGCATTGATAGAGGCATTCCTCCTTTTATAAGAGCCACTGTTAACAAAATCCTTGCTATCTGTCTGTCCTATTGACAACCGGTAATTGTGGCGTTCCGTACTTTTGGAAAGCGACAGGGTATTTGAATACAGCAGGGCATCGGAGTAAAAGTTTGCCGGATTCTTTTTTTGTGCGGAATAAGGTCTTTCAACACCGTCAAACTGTATTGTTGGTTTTCCATCCAGTTTCTCCCCCCAGGAATATGCACCTGTTACAAGCGCTTCCTGCTGGCTTACCGGCCGTTTACCGTCCCGTCCCTGGCCATACTGATATTGCCAGTTGGTCATATCTACTATCCTTGAATTCGTCAATGAGGAATGGAGTTCTACCACCATGTCCTTTCTGGAAGATTTACCGTTTTTAGTAGTAATCAGGATCACGCCATTGGAAGCCCTGGAGCCGTATAGCGCAGCAGCAGCATTTCCCTTCAGCACGGATATGGTTTCAATATTATCAGGGTTAATCATAGACAGGCCATCTCCGTAGTCAATACCACCTCCGGCGTCGTTATTCCTACCGAAATTGCCTGAATTAACGGGCACCCCATCAATTACCCAAAGCGGAGAAGAGTTGCCCGAAGCAGAGATGGTGGATATCCCTCTTATAACAACCCTTTTTGATCCGGCAATACCATTAGCAGCTTCTCCAATATCCACGCCCGCTACTTTGCCCATCAACGCGCTTTGTATATTAATGGTTTTGTTCGTCGCTACTTCTTCTGCCTTTAATTGCGTAACAGCATAACCCAGATTCCGTTCCATCCGTTTTACTCCCAATGCGGTTACTACAAATTCATCCAGCTTTGAATGTGCTCTCAACAGGTTGATATTGAGGGTTAATACTTCCTCTCCATTTACATTAATCCCCCGGAGTTCTTTTGTATTATATCCTACAAATTTCACTATCACTGTATAACTTCCAGCCGGAAGCGTGATAGCATACTCGCCATTTTCATTACTGGTAGTTCCTACATTTCCGATATTAATGGAAGCGCCGGGCATCAGATTACCTTCTTCATCAAAGACCTTCCCCACCAGCTTTCCAAATTCTTTCTTTTGAGTAGCGCCACTGGTGATCAACTGTCTGGTGGCTTCATCTTTAACCAGGACCCATGTATTTCCTTCCTTTTTCAAGTGAAGCGGCAGGCCTGATATTATTTTCTTCAGCAATAACTCTGTACTCAAATTAGAATACTCTGCATCCGCTATCTGGAATGCGCTTACATCGGCCTTGTTATAAGCGATGGCAGCACCTGTAATATTCCTTACCTGCGCAATTGTTGATTCCAGCGAACCTTTTTTTATTTTAGCTGAATACTTTTCCTGGGCAAGCGATAAAGAAGTACAAGCACATACGAAAAATGCCCACAAAATGGATGCCTTGCGCCAGGCAAGAAAATACCTGGCACATCTCAAAAGATGCGTTGATTTCATAAATTTGATGATTGACTTTGTAATGTAATTATTAGATTCCCCTACCAGCCCTTATATGTATAAGGCTATATTTGCAATGCTTAATATATTTCTACCAAAGTTTTGCCGATCCATCTGTGTTGGCAATCTGTCAACAGGCAAAACACATTTATAATTTCCTCAGGACTTTGCTTATTCGTAAAATTCATGTCAATAGCAATTGTATCCAGTCCTGCTTTTTTATTAACAACATTGACCCCGAACTGGCTCTCCAGTATATTGGCCACTTCAGACAATCCTTTGCCTTTTAAATCCCAGCCACCGTTTCTCCAATTGGTAAGCGCCAGAGCATCCACGTTTTCTTTCTGGTAGGTTTTCTGTTTGTGATTGTAGACAACAGATTCGTTGGGTTGTAATACCCCTATTTGCCCCCCTGAGCTATTTTGCTCCACCCGGACCTTACCTGACACAACTGTTATGCTGGCTTCCGGTATCTGTTCATAACTCTTGATATTAAAACTGGTTCCCAGAACGGTAGTTTGTAAACCTTCCCCTGTCAACACCGTAAAAAGATGTTTGCTATCAGCAGCAACCTGGAAAAAAGCTTCTCCGGTGAGGTGCACCTCCCTGTGGTTATTAAAATCTGATCTATACGCTAATGTTGTTTTTGCGTTCAGCCAAATAATTGACCCATCAGGCAAAGACACCTTTTTTACTTCTCCGATTCCTGTCTGGTATTTTAAAAAGTCTATTTGCGTTTGATTATTTCTTTCCACCGGGAGCCCTTGCATCAGATAATACCAGCTACTCCAGATAATGCCAACCAGGCAGGCGGCAACAGCAACAGACTTCATGATTACCAGGTAATCAGGTACAGGCTTTTTATTTAATTTTATGGAGGTGGAAAATTTATTGAACATGCTTTGCTTTTCCTCAGGCGACAATTCCGTTGCTGCCTGGTCTTTCCCCATCTCCTCAAACCATTTCTCCAGCAATAGCCGTTCCCGGACAGAACATTTTCCCTTTACAAATTTGTCCAATAGTTGTTTCAGATCTTTTTCTGTTTTCATAAAATCCTATCTGCCATATTCAAGCTGGCTGAAGTTGTTTTAATACATGTAACAGAAAGATCAAAAATGGCTAGTCAGCAAAATGCAATTAACTATTTGGTAACATTAAACATTCAGGATTAGCTGGCAACAACGTGATTAAGTATCTGGTGAGGTTTAAATAAAAATGAAAAAGTAGCACGCAACAAAGAAAAAACAGCAAGAAAAAACTTTTCTTTAAGGCCAGGCTAAAACGCTTACGTGCTTCTTTAAGGTGGTTCCGAACGGTATTGGGAGAAATGTTAAGGTCCTGTGAAATCCACTCAATGCTTTTCTTCTTTATATATCTAAGTTCATATATGGTACGCATTTTCTGGGGTAACCTGGAATGTTCTTCATTCAGGATGCATTCCATATTGTTTATGGAGGATAACCTGCCAGCTGCTTCGGGGAGTTGAATGATGTTATCATCCAACAGCGTTTGCCAGATTCTTAGTTGCTTTGACTGTATTTTTTTATTCCTGAAATAGTTAAACACCGTATATTGAACCATTCCATACAAATACGAATACACCCGATTCTCAATTTCAACGGTGGTCCGTTTCTCCCATAGTGTAAGAAATATTTCCTGTGTTAAATCTTCAGCATCTATTCTGTTATTAATCCGTTTGTTTATTTCGCTGACCACCAATTGCACATATTGTTTATATAATAAGGAATAAGCCACCTTATTTCCTTGTTTCGATAGCTCCCACAATTCTTTATCCCTGGAATTAGTATCTAACATGTTAATTAGTAGTTCAACTGGAAATTTAATATTCTATCAATCACAAAATTATTTCTTGAATATTATTAAGATGTTAACTGTTTCCAGAAGCATGTAAAATCCGGGGGGTATCGCTGGAATATGGGGGATAGCCATTCTTTGTTAAAAGCCAACCCAAATACAGCAAAAGACCGCCATTTTCAGCGTCCTGATGCTATTCTATCCGGGTTGGCTTGCTATTTATCAGTTCATTATTGTTATACCAGTCAGGACCCCACATTCTGGGCAATCAGTTTCACATTGATGGTATACTCCACCTTATCTAATCCTGATGAATAATCTTTGGTGCTTTTAAAGGTGACCGTCTGTCCCAGCTTTAATTGTGACAGACTAATGCTGAAAGTACCCACCACATCATCGTCGCTGGGATAATCTTCATCATATACTGTTACCGCTACATTGGAATTAAACCATACGGAACGGCCACACTGCCAGGTATCTCCTTCTTTCATGGAAAAATAATCGTACGTCGGATAAGGATAGGCCGTACCACCATCGGCCGGATCTGGCTGGAAGATAAAATAGATCTCATTCTCATTGCCTGCGCCATCATTAGACGGGTGCACACATTTCAGGCTTTCAATGATCAGGAAATTGTTTTTCCTGGGCTGGACAACCGGTTTTAAATAGGGGTCCACTCCCTGATCCCCCAGAATAAAAGTATAGCATTCAACTTCAGCAATCCCTTCTTCCAGTCCTATTCCTATCATTAAAGTCGCACCTTTAATGCCTTCTTTAAGTGTATAATAAAGCGCTGCACTAGCTTCCAACTCTATGCCCAGGTCTATTTCGGTACCCGTTAACTTTCCGCCCAGGTCGGCAGGAGCGTTGGTCCACAACCCAAACTGTACGCCAACCATTGCTCCGGCTTGTACCCCCACTTCCAGTGACACTGTTAAAAATTCGGCCGACTGTACCCCTTTGGCATTTCCTACGCCAACGGCTATACCTATTGTAGCGGAGAATCCGATGATCAACTCTGCCTCAAAACCCAGCCCTATTGAAAAGCTACTGGCCGGCAGATCCAGGGATTTGAGCCAGCTGATCAGCTTTACAAACACCGGTTTGTCTACCAGGCCCGCAACATATGCCCGAACAGCAGGCAGATCCATATTTTCTACTGCTGCCAGCTCCTTTTTACCTTCAGGCGAGTTACTATAACTGGCCCAGACTTTTTCTGCTTCTTCAAATACTTTCTTTTCTGTTTCCATCAATGCGCGTTTCGTAACGGGTTCAGGATGTTCTTCAATAGCATTATCCATGGATTTGTAAGCCGCAACATAATTTGCGAGCTGTATTTTCAGTTTTTCGTTCATCGTGGTTTTTTTGAGGGTTAATCTATATAGGTGTAATTGATGGTATAATCCGCACCGTTCAGGTTGGTGAGGCGTTTGGAGCCGGAACCGCTGCCTGGTACAAAATCATTGCTTTGCAGGTAGGTGGCAAAGTTGGGATCATAATTCACATCATGGTCCCAGAGCGTGACCAGCACCTCATACTGAAAATTGAGGATCAGGTCCAGGTTCCAGGTATCCCCGTCCTTCATATTCTGGCTCTTATTGACACCAGCGGGAACACGGATAGGCAATCCACCATCTGCCTGGCATACTAAATACACTTCATCACCAGCTGTTACATCAGACTCTGAGGTGGACTTACAATAAATTGATGTGATTTTGATAGAGGGTTTACTCATGGTTAAAATTTATTAGTTAACAAAAAGATTTAGCGAGATGCATTCAGCCATCTTAGCGCTGAAAAATAGGATTTCACATGATCCCAGAGCTGGGAAACGAGGAAACTGTTAGCCTAAAATAATCATTTTTTTTTACGGAGGAGATTTTTTTTAACACACTTTGACCACATTATACGATAATTAATTTCGTATATTATTAATAATACAAATACAAAAGGGTGCCTCCATTATATTTGAAGACACCCATTTTGTTGTTTATACCGTCCTTCGTTTCACTATTAACCAATCATACACTTCAGCTATCAGACAAGTTCAAATCCATTATCGCTTCTTACCGTGCTTTCATTGCCAGCCCCCAATGATAGACACAACAAACCAGCAATACGGCAACCGCGCCCCATTGCGCACCAGCTGCATCGGATGCCAGCCCCATCAGCACTGGAAAAACAGCCCCGCCGGAAACGCCCATGATCAAAAGACCTGATACCTCGTTGGATCTCTCTGGCTTCCGCTGCAGCGCAAATGAGAATAATATGGAAAAGATATTTGCACAGGCAAACCCTGCCAGCGCCACACCGGCATAAATAATGCCAGTACCGGAAGCAAACAGGAGCACCACCATAGCCACCACAGAGGCAATAGCAGACACCAGATAAAAGCGGCTGGCAGACCATTTTGCAAGCAGAATAGCGCCAAAGAAAGTACCGGCTGTTTTAAAAACGAAATATACACTGGCTACATACCCGGCCTGTTCGAGTGCCATACCGGTTCTTTCCATCAATATCTTCGGACCGGAAACGTTGATACCAACGTCGATGCCTACCAATGTAAGAATGCCAAGGAAATACAGGAAAATCTTCGGGTCGCCCAGCAACGCGAAACATTCCGAAATCGTAGAGGTATTTTCCTTGCGATCATCCTCATGTAGTGAAGTAGCACTCAGCCAGATAAAAGACAACAGTGTAATGCCTGCGAATACCGGGAAAAGCCATTGCCAGTTATGGAAACGGGTACCGGCATACACAGCGATGATGGGCCCCAGGAAAGACGATATCGCTTTGATAAACTGTCCGGTGGTAAGGCTACTGGTCAGTTTATCTTTACTCACTACATTGATCAGCAGTGGGTTGAGCGCCACCTGCAGCAGGGTGTTGCCAATCCCTATCATGGCAAATGCTGTGAGCACAACCGGCAAGGTATAAGACATCATAGGCACCAGCAGACCTATTCCTGTAATCAACATACTCAATTGTACAGTGCGTTTTCTGCCGATCCTGTTCATCAGCATACCGGTAGGTACTGAGAAGATCAGGAACCAAAGAAAAACCACCATGGGCAACAGGTTTGACAAGGTATCGGACAGGGCGAAGTCTTTTTTTACGTAGTTAGTGGCAATACCCACCACGTCTACAAAGCCCATAATGAAGAAGCCGAACAATATCGGCGCCAGCTGTAGTACACCTGTTTTGGCCGGTGGTGGTTGTGGATTGCTGGTAGCTTGTTTCATAAGTTACTTGATGTTGTATTTATTTTATGTTCAGCCTGGCCATGCGGGCATACAGCTCTGCAATACAGGATTCATCGAGCAGCCATTTAGGCTTTCCTGCCTCGTCGCGTCCTTCGCTCCAGTTATGGTTGAGCAGGCCATAACGGTCACGGTTATCCCAGGCATGGTCTACCCTTGCAATAATAGCTTTCAAATATATTGGATCTTTGTCAATCGCGTAAAGCGC encodes:
- a CDS encoding SusD/RagB family nutrient-binding outer membrane lipoprotein, producing MKKNIIHAILLAAPLLLAGCDKDFEAMNKSVDLVTTPTMEYMIPTIQLNLFEKSYYTHYTMLGILSQQIQGSNIDGYKSQSTTMSHLFDDIYPKTIKNVVDVIEKTKGDPQMVNFWAMASIMRAYEISRMTDAYGDVPYAEAGLGYEQGVLYPGYDRQEEIYDGMIAEIRKAIAAFDPAKKAVPEKSDLIYKGNYEKWKKMGNSLILRYGMRMSKVNPEKAKQVVIQALSDGVMQKNDDSFIVYYLPDTYYATTANGNAAANKYDYKLTNVFIDLLKNRKDPRLSIYAMLPNGNTDPEVQKGFRLFESDNTSKKEVSTPNTSTYARFDAPYVHMSYAEVEFLTAEAMLKGWVSGSAASHFKKGVEANIQLQEIYGEKGKVAPALIENYLKALTFDESNPTAAFKELYTQMWVMFYYNWNEAFAHWRRTGVPSFNTQVDKNLNRRLIYPQSEWNTNTENVKKAIGQQGDDNVMTRVWWDKE
- a CDS encoding FecR family protein; amino-acid sequence: MKTEKDLKQLLDKFVKGKCSVRERLLLEKWFEEMGKDQAATELSPEEKQSMFNKFSTSIKLNKKPVPDYLVIMKSVAVAACLVGIIWSSWYYLMQGLPVERNNQTQIDFLKYQTGIGEVKKVSLPDGSIIWLNAKTTLAYRSDFNNHREVHLTGEAFFQVAADSKHLFTVLTGEGLQTTVLGTSFNIKSYEQIPEASITVVSGKVRVEQNSSGGQIGVLQPNESVVYNHKQKTYQKENVDALALTNWRNGGWDLKGKGLSEVANILESQFGVNVVNKKAGLDTIAIDMNFTNKQSPEEIINVFCLLTDCQHRWIGKTLVEIY
- a CDS encoding SusC/RagA family TonB-linked outer membrane protein, with amino-acid sequence MKSTHLLRCARYFLAWRKASILWAFFVCACTSLSLAQEKYSAKIKKGSLESTIAQVRNITGAAIAYNKADVSAFQIADAEYSNLSTELLLKKIISGLPLHLKKEGNTWVLVKDEATRQLITSGATQKKEFGKLVGKVFDEEGNLMPGASINIGNVGTTSNENGEYAITLPAGSYTVIVKFVGYNTKELRGINVNGEEVLTLNINLLRAHSKLDEFVVTALGVKRMERNLGYAVTQLKAEEVATNKTINIQSALMGKVAGVDIGEAANGIAGSKRVVIRGISTISASGNSSPLWVIDGVPVNSGNFGRNNDAGGGIDYGDGLSMINPDNIETISVLKGNAAAALYGSRASNGVILITTKNGKSSRKDMVVELHSSLTNSRIVDMTNWQYQYGQGRDGKRPVSQQEALVTGAYSWGEKLDGKPTIQFDGVERPYSAQKKNPANFYSDALLYSNTLSLSKSTERHNYRLSIGQTDSKDFVNSGSYKRRNASINANSTFGKVTAAVNTMYMIENVKNRQNVGGNVHNAHYTLIQLPTNLNVLDLKPGYLPDGTEKIFTDGAITNPYFVIDKMYEEDTKNRLVNSLSLRYDVLDGLYIQGRLMQDYFFFKRLNYQPEGMNWQPFGGEYEQRWSDFLEMNYEATAGYDRFLKGAFNLNLMGGVNSMKRTANNVNMYGTPFVIPGIHTLNNTITKTTTTGKSESQINSVFGMAELSYNKYLFLTLTGRQDWFSTLPKTSNHLFYPSASLSFIFTDALKINSNLFQYGKLRGSFAQVSGGADPYGLDLSYGLDSKNYNEQVLQGIVTTTIPNKYLKPLISTEAEVGVEVQLLNGLLYLDAAYYSKKVKDDIVSVNVPNSSGYNKALLNTGNVNNSGFEIMAEFKPLRNKLKWTSRVVFSKNYNKVVSLGNIESLQIGAAKNDAVTVNIEKGQPYGVIKGSVYKRDDKGNIVFDKDGYAVVGDRSAVLGNGFHDKIAGFTNRFSYGNYSLSFHIDGKFGGKLYSQTNRWAVSAGKHPMTLEGRDAGIIGKGVTEEGKENDVLVTPDKISSYYSRLTTIHEAFVYDASFIKFRELALNWKIPSKAYNKTFLTDATVSFVARNLFYLMKKVENVSPESSVSSSNVQGLENAGYPETRTIGFNINLTF
- a CDS encoding RNA polymerase sigma factor, encoding MLDTNSRDKELWELSKQGNKVAYSLLYKQYVQLVVSEINKRINNRIDAEDLTQEIFLTLWEKRTTVEIENRVYSYLYGMVQYTVFNYFRNKKIQSKQLRIWQTLLDDNIIQLPEAAGRLSSINNMECILNEEHSRLPQKMRTIYELRYIKKKSIEWISQDLNISPNTVRNHLKEARKRFSLALKKSFFLLFFLCCVLLFHFYLNLTRYLITLLPANPECLMLPNS
- a CDS encoding MFS transporter, producing the protein MKQATSNPQPPPAKTGVLQLAPILFGFFIMGFVDVVGIATNYVKKDFALSDTLSNLLPMVVFLWFLIFSVPTGMLMNRIGRKRTVQLSMLITGIGLLVPMMSYTLPVVLTAFAMIGIGNTLLQVALNPLLINVVSKDKLTSSLTTGQFIKAISSFLGPIIAVYAGTRFHNWQWLFPVFAGITLLSFIWLSATSLHEDDRKENTSTISECFALLGDPKIFLYFLGILTLVGIDVGINVSGPKILMERTGMALEQAGYVASVYFVFKTAGTFFGAILLAKWSASRFYLVSAIASVVAMVVLLFASGTGIIYAGVALAGFACANIFSILFSFALQRKPERSNEVSGLLIMGVSGGAVFPVLMGLASDAAGAQWGAVAVLLVCCVYHWGLAMKAR